The nucleotide sequence GTTGAACTATTGAAAAAGTTGGATTCGACATTATTTTGATTCTGCTATTACCAATAGTTAGTAGTATAAAAGCATTATCTCGGTTTGCCGAACTATTCGTGAAATAAATTATCTATACGAGCATGAGACCATTTCGAAAAACAGTGAACTTATCCAGGAGATAAATGAGGATGATTTCAAAACAACCCGCCTTGCGTGATCACTATCACAAGGCAAATCACAAAATAATCACTGCCCTGTGCTGGCTTTTACTATTAACCGGAGCCTCTGCCCAGGCCTCCTGGTTCGGTTCGAGTTCTCCCACCATTGCTCCCATGTTGGAAGAAACCATGCCCGGAGTGGTTAATATTTCAACAAAAACCACTATCCGTGCGCAAGAAAATCCCCTTTTTAACGATCCGTTTTTTCGACGTTTTTTTGATTTACCCCAACAGGAACCGCGCGAGCGTAAGTCTCAAAGTCTGGGGTCCGGCGTCATCATCGACGCCGAAAACGGCTACATCGCCACCAATAATCATGTAATCGACAAGGCAGACGAAATCAGTGTCACCTTACGCGATGGTCGTAGCTTTGACGCAAAAGTCATAGGAAAAGACCCCGAAGCCGACCTGGCCGTTCTCAAAATTCAAGGCGATAAACTCACCTCCTTAAAATTTGCCGACTCCGACAAAGCCCGTGTGGGTGATTTTGTAGTGGCTATTGGTAACCCCTTTGGCCTCGGTCAAACCGTGACTTCCGGGATTATCAGTGCCATGGGGCGCAGCGGTTTAGGCATAGAAGGTTACGAAGACTTTATTCAAACCGATGCATCCATTAATCCCGGCAATTCGGGTGGTGCACTGGTCAATTTTCAAGGAGAACTGGTGGGGATCAATACCGCCATTATTGGCCCCAGCGGTGGAAATGTGGGTATTGGCTTTGCCATACCCAGTAATATGGCTAAGGACATCATTGAACAATTGATCCAGCACGGTGAAGTCAAGCGCGGAAAATTGGGGGTGATGGTACAGCAACTGACACCCGATTTGGCCAAGGCCTTTGATATTCCCTTTGGCAAAGGTGTTCTGGTGAGCCAAGTCCAGGAAGGCTCTCCCGCTCACCGAACCGGTATCCGCCAAGGCGATGTTGTCATTGCTGTAAATGAAGAGAAAATCACTACTCCGGCCCAGTTACGCAATGCCATCGGCCTACAAAGGGTAGGTAAACAAATCAGCATTACAGTGTTACGCCATGGCAAGGAAAAGGTCTTCAATGTACGTATTACCGAGCCTGAAAACCATGCCAAAACCGAAGTGATGGAAGGTGATCAGGAGGTGGACAGTGACAAATCCAAGCGCCTGGCGGGAGCGTTTGTTGTGGAAATAGGTCCCGGCCACCCCTTGTACGGTGAAATCAATGGTTTGGAAGTTAAAAAAGTACGACGTAACAGCCCTGCAGAAAAAGCCGGCCTGCGTCGTCATGACATTATCGTATCGGTTAACCGAAAACCGTTAAAATCCATTAAACAACTGCGCAAAGCCCTAAATTCCAAACATAGTGTGTTGTTAAACATTCGCCGCGGTGACGGCGCTCTATTCCTTGTTGTTGAATAGATGGTAATCAGTATGAGCGTGGGTTTTCCAACGGGAAGAGTGTGACGTACAGGGAGACAGCAGGTCTCCCTGATTACAAGGGAAAATGGCAGGCGACCTTATGGACCTCGCCGGATTGTGTTTCCAATAGCTCCGGTGCTCGGAGTAAACACTCGCTGGGTTTACCACGGTTAAGGTACTCCGGACAACGTGATGCAAAGCGACAACCCTGAGAGTTTTGCGCAAAATCAAATACTCCCCAGGATATCCCGCTATCAGTGACGTTTTCGGCTTCCGCGTTATCTTTATGAACCAATGATGACCAAAGAATTTTAGTATAAGGGTGGCGAGGGTTTCTTATTATGGCCTCGGAGGCCCCCAGTTCCACGATACGGCCCAAGTACATCACGGCTATTTTGTGACTGATTAATTCCACCAACTGCAAATCATGTGAAATAAACAGATAACTCAACCCCAAGTCAGTTTGCAAATCACGCATCAGGTTTACCACCTGTGCCTGAATAGATACGTCCAGAGCACTGGTGGGCTCATCAGCAACGATCAGTTTGGGTTCTACTGCCAGCACTCTGGCTAAACCGACCCGTCGTTTCTCACCACCGGACAACTCGCTGGGAAAACTGGTAAGTTTGTTTTTCTTAAAGTTAACCATTTCCAGAAGTTCATAGACTCGATTCCGTACTTGACCTTTATCCAGACTTTTTTGATGAATCTTCACGGCCTCGGCCAGAATATCCCCAATCCGCATTTTAGGGTTCAAGGCGGCATCCAAATCCTGAAAAATCATTTGAATCTGACTGCGGTACTGGCGAAACTCCCGGTTCGTTATATGAGTGATATCTGTACCGTCGTATATAATATTACCCGAGGTCGGTTGTACCAGCTTAACTATGGACTTACCGGTTGTGGTCTTACCGCAGCCGGACTCCCCCACCAGACCCATAGTCTCGTTTTCCTTTAAGTTAAAACTGACATCGTCCACCGCAGGTACGGTAGATTGGGCAGTGCCGAAGAACCCGCCATGATGAGCATAGTGTTTGCTCAGATTCTTGACTTCCAAAATAGTCTTAGACATGAGCCACTTTAACCTTTTTCAAACAACCAACACCGAATGTGATGTTTACCGTCCATTCTAAACAAAGGCGGTTCCTGAGTTTTGCATTTGCTTTCACATTGAGTCGTGAATTTTTCGCAGCGCGCATAAAAGCGGCAACCCTGAGTCAGATTAATCGTATCCAGAACCTCTCCGGGAATAGCCGGTAATCGACCGTTTGCATCCACATTACTCAAATCGGGGATCGACGCCAGTAATGCCCGCGTATACGGATGGCTGGCATCTTCATTGGCTTTTAACACCAATTCCGCCGGACCGTTTTCCAGTACTTTGCCGCCATACATCACCGCTACTGAATCCGCCAACTTAGTAATAACACTGATGTCGTGACTGATCAGTATCGTGGTAATCCCCAAATCTGTTTGTAACTCCTGCAATAACTCCACTATTTTGCTTTGTATGGTGGCATCCAATCCCGTGGTTGGTTCATCGGCAATGAGTAAAGAAGGTTCCGAGGAAAGTGCCATGGCAATCATCGCTCGTTGACACATCCCGCCGGATAAACCGTGAGGATAGTTTTCGAAACGCATACCGGGTGAGTCGATTTTCACTCTTTCCAGCCAACTGATGGCTTTTTCTTTTGCTGAATTATTGTCTTTGATCTCGGTATGCAGCTTAATCATTTCACTTATTTGCTTACCAATGGTTTCATAGGGGTTCATGGCTGCTTTGGGATTTTGAAATATCATGGATATTTGCTTACCCCTGACCGTAGCCATATTCTTTTCCTGTTGCTTTTTCCAAGCCCGGTTATCTTTACTAAGCTTGAGTATTTTGCCGCTATTGTGTTCCAATTCGACGTATTGCTCTAAGCCTTCCAAAAGATTGACAGGATTTCCTTTCTGATTCAATAACACCTTACCGGTTAATACACCGGGATTGGCGCTGATCAGCCCCATGGTGGATAACATGGTAATGCTTTTACCACTTCCACTCTCACCTACAATTCCCAAAGTACTCCCTTGCTCTATGGTTAAATCCACTCCATCCACAGAGCGGATGAAAGCCTGTTTGGCACTGGAATAGAAGTAGGTACGAAGGTCCTCTATTTGTAACAAGGGAATATGTTCCACCTACCGCTCCTTGCGTTCCAATACGTTGTTTAGCCCATCACCTAATAAGTGAAAGCCAAGTACGGTCGCTAAAATTGCTAAAGCCGGCGCTGTAGAAGGCCAGAAGTTACCTTGCATGAGATAATTGGATCCCGACTGAACCATATTGCCCCAGGAGGGCACCGGCTCCTGCACACCAAACCCCAAGTAGCTCAAACTGGTTTCGATTAAGATCGCTTCCGCCATGCCAAGAGTTGCCTGTATCAACAAGATAGAACGACAGTTGTACCAGAGGATGTGTTTTAGAATAATCTGATAGGTTGGTAACCCCATAGCAATTGCCGATTCGACAAAGTTACGTTGCTTAAGAAATAATATTTTGCCACGCACCAGACCAGCCACAACCGGCGCTGTAGTTAAACCAACCACTATCATGATGATATAGATATTCGGAGTAAAGGCGGCAATAAACAGCAAAATTAACACCAGTCGAGGAAAAGAATCGATAAGATTGGAGAAATACTCAACCACCGATTCCACACGCCCACCCTGATACCCTGACAAAATCCCCATAATTGAACCAAGACTGAGAGATATGAATATGGACAGAAGTCCAGGAACAAAATACGCTTGAATCCCAATTATTAAACGGGACAACAGATCTCTACCCATATAATCCGTGCCCAGAAAATAGCCGGATGTCAAAGGCGCAACCATCATATTTTCCAAGTCCATACTGTCCGGATCACTAGGCAACCAATTCAACGCACCCAAGCCATAGGATACCAATACCGTGGCCAACACCAACAAACCATAGACGATGTAAATCAAATCGATTTTGGAACAGGTTTTCCAAAGCGGTAGATGTGAGTACTCATCTATGGT is from Gammaproteobacteria bacterium and encodes:
- a CDS encoding DegQ family serine endoprotease; the protein is MISKQPALRDHYHKANHKIITALCWLLLLTGASAQASWFGSSSPTIAPMLEETMPGVVNISTKTTIRAQENPLFNDPFFRRFFDLPQQEPRERKSQSLGSGVIIDAENGYIATNNHVIDKADEISVTLRDGRSFDAKVIGKDPEADLAVLKIQGDKLTSLKFADSDKARVGDFVVAIGNPFGLGQTVTSGIISAMGRSGLGIEGYEDFIQTDASINPGNSGGALVNFQGELVGINTAIIGPSGGNVGIGFAIPSNMAKDIIEQLIQHGEVKRGKLGVMVQQLTPDLAKAFDIPFGKGVLVSQVQEGSPAHRTGIRQGDVVIAVNEEKITTPAQLRNAIGLQRVGKQISITVLRHGKEKVFNVRITEPENHAKTEVMEGDQEVDSDKSKRLAGAFVVEIGPGHPLYGEINGLEVKKVRRNSPAEKAGLRRHDIIVSVNRKPLKSIKQLRKALNSKHSVLLNIRRGDGALFLVVE
- a CDS encoding ATP-binding cassette domain-containing protein, translated to MSKTILEVKNLSKHYAHHGGFFGTAQSTVPAVDDVSFNLKENETMGLVGESGCGKTTTGKSIVKLVQPTSGNIIYDGTDITHITNREFRQYRSQIQMIFQDLDAALNPKMRIGDILAEAVKIHQKSLDKGQVRNRVYELLEMVNFKKNKLTSFPSELSGGEKRRVGLARVLAVEPKLIVADEPTSALDVSIQAQVVNLMRDLQTDLGLSYLFISHDLQLVELISHKIAVMYLGRIVELGASEAIIRNPRHPYTKILWSSLVHKDNAEAENVTDSGISWGVFDFAQNSQGCRFASRCPEYLNRGKPSECLLRAPELLETQSGEVHKVACHFPL
- a CDS encoding ABC transporter ATP-binding protein, with the translated sequence MEHIPLLQIEDLRTYFYSSAKQAFIRSVDGVDLTIEQGSTLGIVGESGSGKSITMLSTMGLISANPGVLTGKVLLNQKGNPVNLLEGLEQYVELEHNSGKILKLSKDNRAWKKQQEKNMATVRGKQISMIFQNPKAAMNPYETIGKQISEMIKLHTEIKDNNSAKEKAISWLERVKIDSPGMRFENYPHGLSGGMCQRAMIAMALSSEPSLLIADEPTTGLDATIQSKIVELLQELQTDLGITTILISHDISVITKLADSVAVMYGGKVLENGPAELVLKANEDASHPYTRALLASIPDLSNVDANGRLPAIPGEVLDTINLTQGCRFYARCEKFTTQCESKCKTQEPPLFRMDGKHHIRCWLFEKG
- a CDS encoding ABC transporter permease, which gives rise to MKTRYIQTTETIDEYSHLPLWKTCSKIDLIYIVYGLLVLATVLVSYGLGALNWLPSDPDSMDLENMMVAPLTSGYFLGTDYMGRDLLSRLIIGIQAYFVPGLLSIFISLSLGSIMGILSGYQGGRVESVVEYFSNLIDSFPRLVLILLFIAAFTPNIYIIMIVVGLTTAPVVAGLVRGKILFLKQRNFVESAIAMGLPTYQIILKHILWYNCRSILLIQATLGMAEAILIETSLSYLGFGVQEPVPSWGNMVQSGSNYLMQGNFWPSTAPALAILATVLGFHLLGDGLNNVLERKER